One Streptomyces sp. 1331.2 genomic window, CGGACATGATCAACCCCCGGGATCGCGTCGCTAGAATCGGACCAGCGACTCCGCTTAGAACGATACGGACTGGCCACTCCGGTTGTCCAGGGTTGAATCGGGACCGGTGCGGAGCAGGAGGGAGAGAAGTCTGATGAGCGACACGTCGCAACGCCCGCTGCGCGCGGACGCGGCCCGCAACCGGGCCAAGGTGCTCGACGCGGCCACCCAGGTGTTCACCACCCGCGGGGTCGGCGTGCCCACCGAGGAGATCGCCCGCGCCGCCGGGGTCGGCGTGGGCACCCTCTTCCGGCACTTCCCCACCAAGGAGGCGCTGCTGGAAGCCGTCGTGGTCCGCAGGCTGGAAACGATCACCGCCCGCACCGCGCAGCTGGCCGCCGAGGCCGAACCCGCCGACGCCTTCTTCGCCGGCTTCCGGCTGGTGGTCGAACAGTCCGCGGGCAAGCAGGAGTTCACCCGCGCCCTCGCCGATGCCGGGGTGGACGTGCACGCCTCCCTGCGGGAGTCGAGCACGGTGATG contains:
- a CDS encoding TetR/AcrR family transcriptional regulator; amino-acid sequence: MSDTSQRPLRADAARNRAKVLDAATQVFTTRGVGVPTEEIARAAGVGVGTLFRHFPTKEALLEAVVVRRLETITARTAQLAAEAEPADAFFAGFRLVVEQSAGKQEFTRALADAGVDVHASLRESSTVMRAQLAELLAGAQRVGAVRSEVGLPELIALLVGVGTAVEQLAGDPAGRERVFEVVFAGLRPQ